A segment of the Anoplolepis gracilipes chromosome 14, ASM4749672v1, whole genome shotgun sequence genome:
aaaaaatttaaaccaccaaaatatatctaaatataatagtaaattaatttacaatggCGAATAAATTCTAAAGTTATAAGcaaatgtgtataatatattgctcagaattttattatttttttgttaattgaaagaatatataatttatctgcGAAATATATAACACGTAACGTGGTTGTCTCTTATTAAATCAGCGTGGAATTTTAATCAAAGGAAAGAGACGCGGTTTTGTGCGCCTCGATACAATGGTAGTGTTGCACAAAATCAGGAACTGTTGCAATTATGCCGAACGAATGATTAGAGACGCGGGCGCCTCCAGAAATCTGCGGTTTTATTATTAGCCATAATTAGAGGTTATACGATCGCATTAGAGAGCTTCTCGAAATAACTATTGCATCTTCCATCTCCATCTCCGTCACGATCGAATTGGCCGCTATAAAACCGAATCGTTTGCGTCGAGTCATCTCAGTTTTGCGGACGCTCGTAGAATTCCACCGAATTGCTAATGATTCGGAAGGTTGGTACAAACGCTCGTTAAAGCATTTCGTAGAATTCGCTCAAATTTCGCCCAGGGTTTTACACAAGTCAGTGAATAAGCTAGAGTTGCGCAGCAAGAACGAACCCCTTCAATTACATATCTCTCAATAATAGtcgttttcaatataataattaaaaattgctttttaaaatataatttgtgcgatatataaatataatgtataaatattgaaaaatctaatttattacataaatttataaaattcacaaaacgtttaataaattcaataaaatttaattcaataaaagaatttattaaatttctggactgtatgaaattataaatattcgtatacgacattctataaattaatatataaattgattaatatgcTTTAGCTTTTGTTTCTCTCTGttcaaattctattaaaacagtttttcttttttttattattctgagctattttattgaataaaatgtaaaattatttttatactgtgaTGCAGAATCACCACTTTGTTGcgttaattgattaaaataagattttttttatttcgtcaaACGTGTGCAAGTTTCCACGCTCTTCTTTCGAACAGGCAGTACTTTTAGCGATGGTCTTGGTAGGAGTTCGGAACGAACCGCAAGGCCCGGCCTATCTTCCACCCAGCTCTCGACCagcaggaggaggaggaggagggggtCATCCGGACGAATGGGCCGGTGTAAGTATGTATTACGGTATTTTCGgacaagaaaaaattcttgacaataaaaaaaaaaaaataaataaatacgaaaCAATCTCTGTTATCATCAGAAACTTATCCATTGTTTTTGTATTCctggaatttaatttttacgacATTTTCCCGAAAGCGTTTTTCATTGaacgattttaataaaattaaaatataggatCCGGCAAACTACGAGTTCTCGTACGAGGTTCAAGACGCGGCATCGGGTGTGGATTTCGGTCATCGCGAGATGAGGAAAGACATGGAGGCCACCGGGACTTATCACGTGCTATTGCCAGACGGTAGGACCCAGATTGTCGACTACGTCGCCGATCAGGCCGGATATCGGCCGATGATACGATACGAGGGAACCGCGTCTTATCCCCCGCCAGCTGGGCCGGGAGGAGGACAAGAGGAGGGCTACAGATATTAAGGGCTTAACACTTTGTCGTGATTAAGCCCCGATCTTTAACGCATTCCGAAAGGATTAAGTACTATTATTGTAAAGAcactcttatatataaatacatcacGAGCCCGATCGTGTTTCGCAATCAATGGAGTTGTCGAGTAATTAATGAAGTTGTCGGATGCAGGAACGAATTAATACCCTGCGGACATTCGAGTTATGCGATCCGAATAAACAATGCGgatgatatatatttcgttcGGAGAAGAAAAGTAGAACGAAACGTTTGCCATGACAATGacaactataattttatttataatgcgtaataaataatttgaggAAAGTAATGAGATctcttatttctttattttcttcgatATCTCTGATAtctaatcatttaaatatgtgtgtgattgttatataaaatactagcCTTTCTAAATCTCTTGTCGTATCCATAATAAAAAGTGATGAAAGTCCGTGAAGCGTATTCAAGTCgaatgtcaaaattaatattgttgcaCTTTCCGTGCGTCTGATTTATAATCAATGACGTTGAAAAGTGAATGTTAATTTGTTGACAGTTTCTTGACAGTTCGTGAAACGTGCGCGCTATATATGCTgctttcaaataataaaaatgataaaaatgcatgtttaaaaaaatataaattactatttcaCTATAATAACTACTACAAttccataaataatatttttaataaacttaaaatatttatttatttattacaaataatttttatcatactgTCATCTTTACATCTATCATCGCATGCAAAACTCATGGAAGAAAAGAATCTAGATTTTTTGGTCCATggcaaaactttataaaatttattcgacaTCATGGACCAATCGATAATATacagtttaacaatttaataaatttaattttaaattaaatacacttctcttaatatcaatatacattacatttacTAACCCCATTTATGAAACATGactttatatgaatatcatacataataaaatatgatcagACACACGGAAAGAatgcaacaatataaattttgaaatttgatattttttatatcgacttaatttttttcgatttattaagaaatataatcggGAATAGAAGTAAGAATCACAATGAGATTATCATagacttatataattatttattatttattaattattaattatataagtctATGGAGATTACTCACACTTAGCTCCACCTATCCAGACgattttgtacaatatattatgtacaatatattacgTGTTAATAGTGCAAACGTGATGAGTAAGCTCCGCGTAATAACgcgcattaaaaattaagttaccGAGAATAAATATTGCCTGCAAGtaaacgatataaaattaaatataagattatgCTTTTTCGcaacttacatattttatgtaactccgaaatctcgaaattattaaagtgGATGGACCAGCGGAAAAACGCGCGTTCCGAGACATCTTGAACATTTCAAgcacgaataaaataatattaagatgtCGCACTGTGACGTTTGTTCGCGGTGTAAAGTTACTAGACATTTATATTGTTCTAGTAACTTCTCACCGCCATTTCCGGATCGGAAACCATCTTATCATCGCGTACTTCGTGCCTGAAGTTTCCAGAATGTTTGAGAACGCTTAAGAATTGAGAACGCTTTTCAGTCCGGGTTCACGTGCTGAATTAGCTTTATGAAGGTTCTGAGCAATTAGCAGAAAATATCAACGTTACCATCGAAATTGTTAACTTGATAACGTATTCTGTTATCGTTGTTCGATAAATACTTCTGTAAAACGTCGTGTCAAACCGAgacatttgaattttatcgTTATCGAGTGAGCTGTCACGACTGAACGTCAACCTCTCAAAGTACGTCCCTAACGATTCCTAATTCAGCTTTGAACAATTCGTACTTATCATAAATCTCATACtcgttttttaatcaatattcgTCGATAGACAACGCATGTTGTAATTTGCTTcgtcattatttaaattgtaggTTATGTTACATTTGTAAAGCTtgcaattaaagttttttttttacaagattctACCGcggtttattattttaattagtattaaaaatatgaaatttctgTTGATTTCCAGAATATTGTCAGCGTTTTCGGTGTATCTTTAagtgtcaattaaaaaatggcaAAATGGGGCGAAGGAGATCCACGCTGGATTGTGGAAGAGAGGCCTGATGCAACTAATGTGAATAACTGGCATTggtatgttaataaatataattatattttgtgataattagaatatatttttaaggtaTGTATAAGTTATCAGTATCTTACATATTGTAATAGTATCTTGAGGTTTATATCAAAGTTTTGAAGtttgatactttttttatattttgatcttttctactttttatatacatctattctattattagttataaaaattatgttacagGACAGAGAAAAATGCCTGTGCATGGTCCCAAGAAAAGTTGAaagaactttttataaatttagaaatcaaGGGAGATGGaggtatatatttgtaattgaaTACTTTCTATGTGAATTATTTAGTTAAATGTTTAAGAactaatttagaataatacatatgtatatgtatatatatatatattgtaataattacatattttcctaaatatttaatttgcagttttgtgtaaaataacAGAAATGGAAAAGTGTGAAGGTGAAGCAGTAGCAAATAATAGAAAAGGAaaacttattttcttttatgaatGGAATATTGTGCTTAAATGGATatcaaaagagaaattaagCGAGACAGTTGAGggtaaaattaatatcccTAATCTTTCTGAAGAAAATGACATCAGCGAAGtagatgtaaatattttttactcaatTGTGTGTTTGCATTCATTATTAAACTCATtatgaaattgaaattatattgcatgttttgtaatttatagattgaaattacattaaaagatAGTTCAGAGGAAGgggaaaaagtaaaagaatttttgcaTACAAAAGGAAAGGAtacaataagagaaaaattgaaaaaatatgtatcttcTTTAAAGGAAggtaagataataatttttttaatttgtgtgATATAAAGtgttgtgtatttatatatatataatctctattTCTTTTACAGAATTTACAAAAGGGATGATACTTCccaaaaaagataatataaaggaaaatatctcaaatataaCATCTGGTTTTAATGTTAAGGTAACTACGagatatgtctataatagaaaagaatgaaatacaactaacaattttttttcagatgaaAATGAATACAGTCATTCCAACGAACAATCATGAAGCAGTAGGATGTAAAATCTCAACTACTACAATTAAGCAAAATGTCAAGTTCCAATGCAGGGCGGAAGAGTTTTATAATGTTCTCACATCGATTGAGGTAATAATTGCGAATTACCGAATTATCATCTTATGATAGACTCATTGCTTAGACTTAGTTTAAACTAAGTCACATAATTGCAATggaatcttttaattttcatagatGTTACAAGCATTTACGAGAAACCCGGTAAAATTAGAGGTAAAGAAAAATGGTCAATTCGAGCTTTTTGGTGGCAATATTCACGGCGAATTTATGGAAATTA
Coding sequences within it:
- the LOC140672972 gene encoding activator of 90 kDa heat shock protein ATPase homolog 1 — encoded protein: MAKWGEGDPRWIVEERPDATNVNNWHWTEKNACAWSQEKLKELFINLEIKGDGVLCKITEMEKCEGEAVANNRKGKLIFFYEWNIVLKWISKEKLSETVEGKINIPNLSEENDISEVDIEITLKDSSEEGEKVKEFLHTKGKDTIREKLKKYVSSLKEEFTKGMILPKKDNIKENISNITSGFNVKMKMNTVIPTNNHEAVGCKISTTTIKQNVKFQCRAEEFYNVLTSIEMLQAFTRNPVKLEVKKNGQFELFGGNIHGEFMEITPTKIVQKWRCKQWPSGHFSNVTIDICEKNDHTEVILMQTGVPLSEEASTKQNWDRYYWDAIKRTFGFGYFM
- the LOC140672973 gene encoding pro-resilin isoform X1, with the protein product MIRKAVLLAMVLVGVRNEPQGPAYLPPSSRPAGGGGGGGHPDEWAGDPANYEFSYEVQDAASGVDFGHREMRKDMEATGTYHVLLPDGRTQIVDYVADQAGYRPMIRYEGTASYPPPAGPGGGQEEGYRY
- the LOC140672973 gene encoding pro-resilin isoform X2 — translated: MVLVGVRNEPQGPAYLPPSSRPAGGGGGGGHPDEWAGDPANYEFSYEVQDAASGVDFGHREMRKDMEATGTYHVLLPDGRTQIVDYVADQAGYRPMIRYEGTASYPPPAGPGGGQEEGYRY